The DNA window CAAGGGGCTCGAGCTGATCGTCGCCTGCCACACCGACGTGCCGGAGGTCCTGTGCGGCGACCCCACGCGGCTGGCGCAGGTGCTCACCAACCTCGGCTCCAACGCGGTCAAGTTCACCGAGGCCGGTGAGGTCTTCATCCGGGCCACGGCCACGCCGCGCGAGGACGGCGGGTCGACCCTGCAGGTCAGCGTCACCGACACGGGCGTCGGGATCGTCGAGGGTGACGTGACCTCCCTCTTCGACGCCTTCACCCAGGCCGACGCCTCGACGACACGTCGCTTCGGCGGCACCGGCCTCGGCCTCGCGATCTCCCGCGAGATCGTCGAGGCCCTGGGCGGCGAGATCGGGCTGCACGCCAACCCGGGCGGCGGCACGGTCTTCTGGTTCACCGCGGAGCTCGATGCCCCCCTGGGCACGGGCGTCGACCCCGACGACGAGTACGGCCGCACCTGGTTGGCCGGTCGACGGGTGCTCGTGGTCGACGACAACGACAACAACCGGCTGATCCTCGCCGAGCAGCTGGCGCGCTGGCGGGTCCGCCCGGTCACCGTCGCCGGCGCCGACGCGGCCGAGGCGGCGGTCGCCGAGGCTCGCGCCGCCGGTGACCCCTTCGAGGCCGTGCTGCTCGACATGTCGATGCCCGGTCGCGACGGCCTCGGGCTGGCGCACGCGCTCCACTCCGACCCGGCCAGCTCCGGGCTGCAGCTGGTGATGCTGACGTCGTCCGCGAGCCCGTCGCCGGAGGAGCTGGCCGAGGCCGGGATCGTCACGTGCCTGACCAAGCCGACGATGGCCGGCGAGCTGCGGAACACGATGTTGCGCGTGCTCGCCCGGCGCGAGCCCCGGACCGACGGGGAGCCGGCCCCGCACGAGACCGGCGAACGCGCCATCACGCACCGCGTGCTGGTGGTCGAGGACAACCCCGTCAACCAGATGGTCGCCGTCGGCCTGCTCGGAGCGCTCGGGTACGCCGCCACCACGGCCGACGACGGTCTGCTGGCCGTGGAGGAGATGCGCAAGGGCGGGTACGACGCGGTGCTGATGGACGTCCAGATGCCCCGCATGGACGGGTACGCCGCCACCCGCGCGATCCGGGCCGAGCAGTCCGTCCACGTGCCCGTGATCGCGATGACGGCGGCCGCAGTGGAGGGCGAGCGCGAGCGGTGCCTCGCGGCGGGGATGGACGACTTCCTGACCAAGCCCGTCGACCCGGGCGCGCTGGCAGGCGTGCTGGACCGATGGCTGGGTGGCAGCGAGAGCCGGGCAGTACGCCGTACGCTGCGGAACGTGTCTGCGAACGGCGACTCCGCCTCCCCCATCGACGGTCTCGCCACCGAGCGCCTCGACGAGCTCCGCGACCTCGACCCGGGCAACACCGCCTACCTGGACCGGGCGATCGGCAACTTCGTGCGCAACACCCCGACCACGCTGGAGGCCATCCGGCAGGCGATCGCGGACGGGGACGCGGCCGTGCTCAAGCAGGTGTCGCACAAGCTCGCGGGTGGCGCCCTCAACCTGGGCGTCGAGGCCGCAGGCCGCACCGCACAGCAGATCGAGCTGGTCGCCGACACCGGCGCGACCGCGGGTGCCGTCGAGCTGACCGACCAGCTCGAGCGCGATCTCGAGGCCGGGCGGACCGCGTTGCTGGCCTACCAGGCGACGTACTCCACGGCCACCTGAGGTTCAGCCCGACCCAGGCCGGGTACGGAGTCGGTCATGAAGACCATCATCGCGCTCATCGTCCTGCTCTGGCTCGCCATCGGCGCGCTCGCGGCCTACCAGCGCGACTACTTCACCAACGACCAGGACGTGAGCTGCAAGTCCACCGGTGACACCGCCCTGACCATCGTGGCCGGGCCGCTCAACTACTTCGGCGCCAACCCGAAGGTCGACTGCAAGGTCAACGTGCCCCAGCCGTCCAAGTAGGGGCTCAGCGCTCGTCGTCGCCGGCCGGAGGAGCCGACCCGTCCAGCGCGCCCTGGTTGCCGACGAACGCGGCGACCGGCGGGATCACCGCAGCGACGACGCTCATCACCACCGCTGCGGTCGTCGACCAGAACCGGACGACGTTCCACGCCAGCACGATGAGCACGACACACGTGCCCATCAGCCAGAAGTACGTGCGCCGGCGGCGAGGACGGTCCATCCCCCGACGCTAGCCCTGGTCGGGTTGTCCGCAGTGCGAGGCTGGAGCCATGCGCTACGTGAAGCTCGGCACCACCGGTCTCGACGTCTCCCGGGTCATCCTCGGCTGCATGAGCTGGGGCGACCCCAGCCTGGGCTCGCATCCCTGGATCCTGGACGAGGACGCCGGGCGCGACCTCATCCGCCAGGCGCTCGAGGCGGGGATCACGACCTTCGACACCGCCAACGTGTACGCCGGCGGCAGCAGCGAGGAGTTCACCGGCCGGGCGCTGCGCGACTTCGCGAAGCGCGAGGACGTCGTGATCGCCACGAAGGTGCACGGGCGCATGCGTCCCGGGCCGTACGGCGCCGGCCTCTCGCGCAAGGCGATCCTGCACGAGATCGACGCGTCGCTGCGGCGGCTCGGCACCGACTACGTCGACCTCTACCAAATCCACCGCTGGGACCCGACGGTGCCGATCGAGGAGACGATGGAGGCCCTGCACGACGTCGTACGCGCCGGGAAGGTGCGGTACCTGGGCGCGTCGTCGATGTGGGCGTGGCAGTTCGCGAAGGCCCAGTCGGTCGCCGCAGCCCACGGGTGGACGCGGTTCGTGTCGATGCAGGACCACTACAACCTGATCTACCGCGAGGAGGAGCGGGAGATGCTGCCGCTGTGCGCCGACCAGGGCGTCGGCGTGATCCCGTGGAGCCCGCTCGCCCGCGGGCGGATCACCCGTGACTGGGACGCCGAGACGGCGCGGTCGGAGACCGACGAGTTCGGCGCCACCCTGTACGTCGACGAGGACCGTGCGATCGTCGAGACCGTGGCCAAGGTTGCCGACCGGCTCGGGGTCTCGCGTGCTCAGGTCGGTCTCGCGTGGCTGCTGCACCAGCCCGTCGTGACCGCCCCGATCGTCGGCGTCACCAAGCCGGTGCACCTCACCGACGCCGTCGCCGCCGTCGACCTGGAGCTATCGGACGACGACCTCGCCGAGCTCGGGGCCGGCTACCGTCCCCACCCCGTCGCGGGTCACGCCTGACCGTGGTGGGGCGGGTGGGGCTCGAACCCACGACCCAAGGATTATGAGTCCTCTGCTCTAACCGACTGAGCTACCGCCCCTCGAGGGCGAGCCCTCGCGGCCGAGAGCCTAACCGGTGCCGACGCGCTCGATGAGCCGCATCGCGTCGTACGGCGCGAAGCCCTTGGCGTCGTTGTCGAAGTAGACGACGACGTCGGCGGTGCGGGACCAATCGCGAACGCGCTCGGCCCAGCGGTCGAGGGCGGCGTCGGAGTAGCCGCTCGTGTAGAGCTCCTGGTCGCCGTGCAGGCGGATGTAGGCGAGGTCGCTGGTGACGACCTCGGCGCGAGGCCACCGACCCGCCGAGTCCGCGACGACGCAGGCGATGTCGTGCGCGCGCAGGAGCGCGAACGCGTCGTCGGCGCAGAAGGACTCGTGCCGGAACTCCAGGGCGTGCCGGATCCGGTGTCCGGCGTACCCGGACGGCGAGCGGGTGAGCGCCCGGTCGTCGGGCACCTTGTCGTCGTGGCGGCGGGCGAGCGCTGCCGCCTCGCCGATCGTGCGCGGGAGCAGGTCGAAGAACGAGCCCAGCAGCTCGGCGTCGTAGTGCAGCCGCTCGGGGAGCTGCCACAGCACCGGACCGAGGCGGTCCTGCAGGGCGAGCACGCCGGACGCGAAGAAGTTGGCGAGCGGCGTCTCGACGTCACGCAGGCGCTTCATGTGGGTGACGAAGCGGCCGCCCTTGACCGCGAAGACGAAGCCGTCGGGTGTCTGGTCGCGCCAGCCGGCGTACGACGAGGGTCGTTGGAGCGAGTAGAAGGAGCCGTTGATCTCGACCGAGCCGAGGCGTTCGGCCGCGTAGCGCAGCTCCTCGCGCTGTGGCAGGCCGCGCGGGTAGAAGTCGCCGCGCCAGCCGGCGTACGTCCAGCCGGAGATGCCGACGCGGACCGTCCCCACGGGGCCTCCTAGCGGGCGCGGCGGGTGTCGATCGCGAGGGCCACGGTGTTGAGGGCGGCCCAGCCGAGCGTGACGGCGAGGACCTTGCGGCGGATGTCCGGGTCCTGGGTGCGGGTGCCGAGGATCGCGGCGTCGCCGAGGTCGTTGGCGATCCGGAGCAGCATCGAGGCGCGGACGGTCCGGTCGGAGCGGCCGAGGATGCCGAGGGCGCTGATGGCGGTGTCGCGGACGCCGTACGTCCGGCCGAGGAGCTCGAGGCCCGCTTGGTCCTTCTCGTCGGAGTGCAGCGCCTGCCACAGGTGGGAGGGCTGGGCGAGGGCGTAGACGCCGTACGCGGCGGAGGCGGTCGACATGAGGCGGCTGAGGGGGTAGGTCATGCTCGGTCGGTACCCGTCACCGCCGGTCACACGCAGCGGCGTCGCACGGTGGCATGCTCGGAGCAGGAGGCGCACGTGGACATCGACCGGCTCGAACCGCTCGACGAGGAGTGGGAGCGCGCGCTCTGCGTCGTCGCCCACCCGGACGACCTGGAGTTCGGCGCCGCCGCCGCGATCGCGCGGTGGACCGGCCAGGGCAAGGAGATCGTCT is part of the Nocardioides conyzicola genome and encodes:
- a CDS encoding response regulator; protein product: MELSALYRDIVEMSPDAIWVCHLDGRTIYANPAMCALYGADAEEMQDVTVFDSLDDAGRRQFAEHLEEIKRSGAKGEDVDVLFWRRDGTSQWVIVSERELRDADGEIIGFTHRISDYSGRRRALDELRESRAQLAEAHRIARLGSWQWDVPSDEIYASDELCALYGLDPESFPASYANFLDIVHPDDRAAVDEAVGGARERPSEFVFVVRVQGEDGWVWTRGRGESTADESGKVVAMSGTHQDITETKLADLALEDQVRQNALMQAVAIAANEARTLVDVLGQAQHLVLLHDDWERGRAFMANEDGTGVVPLHLSESDRDADLATPDESAAELELANRAFRTRRSVWSDSQLAIAVPVSHAQEVLAVVVITSAPPLYRFEMIQSMVEQVAVELGRVAERERAERALADARDAAMEASRQKSEFLATMSHEIRTPLNGVIGLNDLLLRSKLTSDQLRLASGVQVASRALLGIINDVLDFSKIEAGKLELERLDFEVRAVFDQVASMLGEAARAKGLELIVACHTDVPEVLCGDPTRLAQVLTNLGSNAVKFTEAGEVFIRATATPREDGGSTLQVSVTDTGVGIVEGDVTSLFDAFTQADASTTRRFGGTGLGLAISREIVEALGGEIGLHANPGGGTVFWFTAELDAPLGTGVDPDDEYGRTWLAGRRVLVVDDNDNNRLILAEQLARWRVRPVTVAGADAAEAAVAEARAAGDPFEAVLLDMSMPGRDGLGLAHALHSDPASSGLQLVMLTSSASPSPEELAEAGIVTCLTKPTMAGELRNTMLRVLARREPRTDGEPAPHETGERAITHRVLVVEDNPVNQMVAVGLLGALGYAATTADDGLLAVEEMRKGGYDAVLMDVQMPRMDGYAATRAIRAEQSVHVPVIAMTAAAVEGERERCLAAGMDDFLTKPVDPGALAGVLDRWLGGSESRAVRRTLRNVSANGDSASPIDGLATERLDELRDLDPGNTAYLDRAIGNFVRNTPTTLEAIRQAIADGDAAVLKQVSHKLAGGALNLGVEAAGRTAQQIELVADTGATAGAVELTDQLERDLEAGRTALLAYQATYSTAT
- a CDS encoding DUF3099 domain-containing protein, with amino-acid sequence MDRPRRRRTYFWLMGTCVVLIVLAWNVVRFWSTTAAVVMSVVAAVIPPVAAFVGNQGALDGSAPPAGDDER
- a CDS encoding aldo/keto reductase, with amino-acid sequence MRYVKLGTTGLDVSRVILGCMSWGDPSLGSHPWILDEDAGRDLIRQALEAGITTFDTANVYAGGSSEEFTGRALRDFAKREDVVIATKVHGRMRPGPYGAGLSRKAILHEIDASLRRLGTDYVDLYQIHRWDPTVPIEETMEALHDVVRAGKVRYLGASSMWAWQFAKAQSVAAAHGWTRFVSMQDHYNLIYREEEREMLPLCADQGVGVIPWSPLARGRITRDWDAETARSETDEFGATLYVDEDRAIVETVAKVADRLGVSRAQVGLAWLLHQPVVTAPIVGVTKPVHLTDAVAAVDLELSDDDLAELGAGYRPHPVAGHA
- a CDS encoding DUF72 domain-containing protein — protein: MGTVRVGISGWTYAGWRGDFYPRGLPQREELRYAAERLGSVEINGSFYSLQRPSSYAGWRDQTPDGFVFAVKGGRFVTHMKRLRDVETPLANFFASGVLALQDRLGPVLWQLPERLHYDAELLGSFFDLLPRTIGEAAALARRHDDKVPDDRALTRSPSGYAGHRIRHALEFRHESFCADDAFALLRAHDIACVVADSAGRWPRAEVVTSDLAYIRLHGDQELYTSGYSDAALDRWAERVRDWSRTADVVVYFDNDAKGFAPYDAMRLIERVGTG